A section of the Phycodurus eques isolate BA_2022a chromosome 4, UOR_Pequ_1.1, whole genome shotgun sequence genome encodes:
- the dctn3 gene encoding dynactin subunit 3, producing MDKKAAVDNVEMRLQALETCIYGDNRNKSYKPLKCAESLARIQAGLTNTANKRERVKILHKKIEDLMKYLDPQFTDHIAVPDTMKLEFILAEEDFLLSQAALLEQASNLQPLLESTYIRDVPEHATKLQRLSQIHLKQQDQTDAQSLEVKKLFEEYNKMMFLLSKQFTQWDESLRKLEEAKGIRPVE from the exons ATGGACAAGAAAGCGGCGGTGGATAACGTGGAAATGCGCCTTCAGGCACTGGAGACTTGCATATATGGAGACAACAGGAATAAAAGTTATAAACCGTTAAAG TGTGCAGAGTCTTTAGCCAGAATCCAGGCTGGCCTGACCAACACGGCCAACAAGAGGGAGCGAGTCAAGATACTGCACAAGAAGA TTGAGGACCTGATGAAGTACCTAGACCCCCAATTTACTGACCACATCGCTGTACCCGACACCATGAAGCTGGAGTTCATCCTCGCCG AGGAGGACTTCTTGCTTTCCCAGGCTGCTTTGCTGGAGCAGGCCAGCAACCTGCAGCCACTGCTGGAGAGCACCTATATTCGAG ATGTTCCCGAGCATGCCACGAAGCTGCAGCGCCTCTCTCAGATTCACCTCAAACAACAG GACCAGACGGATGCTCAGTCGCTGGAAGTCAAGAAGCTTTTTGAGGAATACAACAAAATG ATGTTCCTGCTGTCCAAGCAGTTCACCCAGTGGGACGAGAGCCTGAGGAAGTTGGAAGAGGCCAAGGGCATCCGGCCCGTGGAGTAA